The Primulina tabacum isolate GXHZ01 chromosome 10, ASM2559414v2, whole genome shotgun sequence region TGATTCTTGCAAAAGTTTCTTCGAGTTTGTACCATTGACCTTTTGAGCTCTGGTTTGTTTAGAGACATacaatttgattatttttgtgtttttgtttaATTGACAAGATTTGATGCTGTATAGCATGTTGGTCGAAAAAGATTAGTTTTTTTTACTGCTGTGCGTGTGACATAGGATCATTGAGTAGTTTCTGGGGATTTTGTAtacaattatataaatatttttaagcgAGTAGAACTCGTTAGTGCAGTGGTGCATTGTGGTTAGATGGAGCACGGTTTGAATCCACAGTCAAATCATCAGCCTGGGTCAATTGATAAGTCTAAGGTAATCGATGTGAGGCCTTTGAGATGTCTTATTCCACTATTCCCGAACCCACCGGGCATGCCTAATGTTCCAACTCCCCATGCCGCCCCCTTTGCTTGTGTTCCGCCTGGTGGTCCTTTTCCGCAAGGAGTTCAACCGTTTTACCCTTTTCTGGTTCCCAATGATCCTCAGCACACTGGTTATGGTTCTCAAAACCAGCAAGGTAATTTTGGTCATGGTAGAACTATACCAGCTCCTGTTCCATTGAATTCATTTAGGACCCCGGTGTCTAAACCACATGGCCGCCGTGGTCGGCCAAGGAAGAACGTCAATCCATCTAAACCTCTTGCTGTGGAGGGTGATGAATATAGTGACTCGCAGAATGACCAATATGTGAATGAGTTTGGCTTGCATACCACTGATGCAGAGGCTTCCAATAAATCGGTGAGGCGAAGGGGCCGTCCAAGGAAGAGAAGGCCTGGAGATGGTGATGAAATTGATGTAGAATCTCTAGTTAACAGTTTCTTGGCACTCTTTAAGCTTAATGGATTTGATGACCTTACAAGGGCTAGTGGGGACAAGGAAACCGTTGGAACTATACTCTTGGTTTTTAGTTTACTTAGgagaagactcactcaacttgATGAAGCAAATGACTTGACTAATGGTATTGCTAGACGTCCTGACTTGAAAGCTGGTACGCTTTTGATGACTAAAGGAATCCGGACAAATGCGACAAAGCGGATTGGGCATGTTCCGGGAATTGAAGTCGGTGATATTTTCTTTGTCAGAATGGAACTTTGCATAGTTGGGTTACACTCCCCGAGTATGGCTGGAATAGATTATATGAGTGTTAAAATTACAACAGATGAGGAACCGGTAGCTGTCAGCATAGTTTCATCTGGAGGATATGATGACGAGGGGGATGGCGGAGACATGTTAATTTATACTGGCCAGGGTGGATTGCAGAGGAGAGATGGACAAATGATTGACCAGAAGCTCGAAAGGGGAAATCTCGCTCTAGAGAAAAGTCTACATCGAGCCAATGAAGTGAGAGTCATAAGGGGCATTAAGGATCCTCTTTCAACTGGTAAGATCTATGTTTATGATGGCTTGTATAGAATTCAAGAATCATGGGCAGAAAAAAAGTCGGGATGCAATGTTTTTAAGTATAAGTTGGTCAGGGTGCCGGGGCAACCACAGGCTTATACCCTGTGGAAATCAATTCAGCAGTGGAGAGACGGAACAGCTACTCAGCCCGGCGTTATACTTCCAGATTTGACTTCGGGTTCAGAAAGTCAGCCTGTGACTCTTGTGAATGACGTTGATGGTGAAAAGGGACCGGGTCATTTCTTGTACATTTCGAGCCTCAGATACTCGAAGCCTTTTCCGGCGTCTAGACCTTCTTCGGTTGTCATTGCATGGGTGGATGTCAGCCCAGGGACACCCATTGTCCGTGCAATCAGAAAAATGATGGCCTTCTCCCCTATTCGTCAATTGGGGTTCTTCTGACTAGCAAACCCTTGATATATGAGTGTGGGCAGACCTGCGCATGTCCTCCGAATTGCCGGAACCGTACTTCTCAAGCAGGCATTAAAGTCCGTCTTGAGGTTTTCAAAACAAAGAACAGAGGCTGGGGGCTTAGGTCTTGGGATCCCATACGTGCGGGAGCTTTTATTTGTGAATATGCAGGGGATGTTATTAATGACGCCAGTGGTAGTTTTGGGAATGAAAGTgacaataattatatttttgatgcAACCCGTTATTATGAGCCATTAGAAGCTGTCCATGATGATTCCACTGGTTCTAAGAAAGCCCCGTTTCCTCTTGTGATAAGTGCAAAGAACAATGGAAATGTAGCCCGTTTTATGAACCATAGTTGTTCGCCAAATGTATTCTGGCAGCCAGTTTTACGTGAAAGTAATAATGAGTCGTATCTCCATATTGCTTTCTTTGCCATCGGACATATTCCCCCCATGCAAGAGCTGACATATGATTATGGGACGGTTCGGACCGAGAAAgaagaaaaaggaaagaaaaagtGCTTATGTGGATCTGTGAAATGCCACGGGTACTTCTATTGACGATGGTACAACAAAAGGATTTGGTGCTCGAAGCTTTGGGAAGAAAAggttatttgtttatttttctttttttgacaCCTTTTAAATACCAAATATCATCTTTgctattttatcatttttatgctCTCCATAATGGTGTCATATGTTTCTATACACTTTTGGGGCATTTGCAGAACTCATAATGTAAAAACATAGACTTTGGGCATTCCTGATTAGTTTTTCGTAATTTTAAGTGCGCCTTGTTGTTAACTGCTCCTTTCGTGAGTTTGGAAGAAAAGTTTTTTATCTTAATCTTGTATTCAACGCATAGAACCATAGAGATATATGGTTTTCTTATATGAGAAACTCTATaaatttgaagttcttgaaacaatccatttttaataaaaaccatAGGGAACTCGGAAAGCACTTTGGTCATTGGTTATTTTAGATgacagttttttttaaaaaacttggaATCGAGTTATTTTGGAATGAATGTCAGAAGACTTGTTATAATAGCCTTTTCAGAGTTGAATACTTTGTTACTTTTTAGTCCTTTCTTAGACGCTGAAACTTAAGATGCAGTATCTATGCTAGTTATCTTGTAGTGTGCCCATTTTAGTTTCTCTCTTTAGCAAGAGGGAAGGTGAATTGTTGCGTCACACTTTCTGTAAAATTCCTTCTCTTTCAAGGGATGGAACTGAGTGTGTGGCGTGACAACATTCCCATTCCTCGCGCATGCATAATCCCCTCCACCCGGAAAAATTGTAAGCCCGGTCTATCCAGTATTCATAAATTCATATCATATTTAAAGGTTCGTTCATACGGGAAAGTATCTCTTCATCTGATACCACCTTTGCTAAATGACATCAATATGTCTGTGATAGCTCGTCTAGAAGAGTTCCTCCGATACTGTCGCCTTAATGGCATGTTTTTTTACCATAGGTCTGGGAGCACTGTCCAAACCTAAATGACTAGTCTTGTTGGTAAAAGAGCTTCCTAAATTTATCGACCACTCTACAAATTATTACGAAGCCGGTGTGGGACCATAATAACATAATATTGGATATATTTCACAAACTAGCAGTTCATAATATATCAGCCAAAATTTTTTGGACTAAAATTAATCTATCAGTTTCATTTTGCAGGCGAGACGTCAGACAACCTGATGAGAAGAACTTCCTCATCGTATGGCAGGTAAGTTTTTTTTGTGTAGCGGCCTATTTCTCGTTTTCTTTTGCTTCAACTGGGGTCGAAAGTAGGAAGGAGCATGCCTTTGAGTAGTACTAGGAATGAATGTAAACGACTCATAGTGTTAGGATTCACCTAGTTTGTTCTGTACAATTATGTTCCGGTTTTAGCTTACTTGGTGAGGTAGTAGTGATCAtggatttcagatttttcattaattttttagcTATCCCTGTATTTTGTTTCTAGCAAAATGTAGTCCGTTGTtttatgttgtcaaatttcttTTTTAGTCTTGTTTCTTTCTGGATGATGTCGTGGAGAACgagtaaaattatttaaaaaaaaatcaacagaATATGTACCAAAATTTGTTGACAGCGTACATTGTCCGGGAGATGTACTTCAAAAACTATGCTTGTACATATATGTATAATGGAATAATGGAACATTTCCATTATTTCAATTTCGTATTTATCTCAAACCATTCCCATTTTTTATATGTATGGAGCTGAAAGAAAATCTATTTTTGGAATAAAAGAGTTTAGGTATTCAACTCATACCACACAGACGTGTGTCACTCACGATTCTAAATAAAGAATTCAAAGTAAATGTTAGgatattttgaataaataaaaggGATATTGTGAatcgatttatatatatgtagtgaaaaataatatttttcataaaaataatatttttaatattaatatcacaaaatcgATCAGATAATAGTTTCTGTGATAAATGATATTACTAGTAAAAGAAGAAATAATTTTAATGTCTGAATATATAAGTGAAAAATaagctctttttttttttgagaagttaaaataaaggcccataaattatattatatgcCTGAATCATTTTTATGTctgaacacacacacacacacacacacatatatatatataaattatctcattatttttttgaaaataataaaaatggagCTTCACTAACAAATAAAATCCAGCAAAAGGGTCCTCTTTTCAAGATAAACTTGAGCACGGTGACAATGTGCCCGCACGTTTGGTGAACACCAACAACTAATTCTCTCTGTAGCATaacttatattaaatgttatttatttatttattattattttagagATGTTATAAGTGTTAAATTTGGAGCACGTTTTTTTGATACGGtttcatggatttttattgGTTAGACGAGTTAACGttgtttata contains the following coding sequences:
- the LOC142506121 gene encoding LOW QUALITY PROTEIN: histone-lysine N-methyltransferase, H3 lysine-9 specific SUVH1-like (The sequence of the model RefSeq protein was modified relative to this genomic sequence to represent the inferred CDS: inserted 1 base in 1 codon), with translation MEHGLNPQSNHQPGSIDKSKVIDVRPLRCLIPLFPNPPGMPNVPTPHAAPFACVPPGGPFPQGVQPFYPFLVPNDPQHTGYGSQNQQGNFGHGRTIPAPVPLNSFRTPVSKPHGRRGRPRKNVNPSKPLAVEGDEYSDSQNDQYVNEFGLHTTDAEASNKSVRRRGRPRKRRPGDGDEIDVESLVNSFLALFKLNGFDDLTRASGDKETVGTILLVFSLLRRRLTQLDEANDLTNGIARRPDLKAGTLLMTKGIRTNATKRIGHVPGIEVGDIFFVRMELCIVGLHSPSMAGIDYMSVKITTDEEPVAVSIVSSGGYDDEGDGGDMLIYTGQGGLQRRDGQMIDQKLERGNLALEKSLHRANEVRVIRGIKDPLSTGKIYVYDGLYRIQESWAEKKSGCNVFKYKLVRVPGQPQAYTLWKSIQQWRDGTATQPGVILPDLTSGSESQPVTLVNDVDGEKGPGHFLYISSLRYSKPFPASRPSXGCHCMGGCQPRDTHCPCNQKNDGLLPYSSIGVLLTSKPLIYECGQTCACPPNCRNRTSQAGIKVRLEVFKTKNRGWGLRSWDPIRAGAFICEYAGDVINDASGSFGNESDNNYIFDATRYYEPLEAVHDDSTGSKKAPFPLVISAKNNGNVARFMNHSCSPNVFWQPVLRESNNESYLHIAFFAIGHIPPMQELTYDYGTVRTEKEEKGKKKCLCGSVKCHGYFY